Sequence from the Maribacter aquivivus genome:
TTGTCGCCCTGTAGCGCAAATCCATCAATTACATAAAGTGGATCGCTACTTGCATTAATTGATGTTCCACCACGTACACGTACTTTAAAACCTGCATCCGGACCACCTTCTGAGGCAACTATTTGAACACCCGCAGCCTTACCTGCAATACCGCCTTCAAAGGAAACAGGTTTTATCCTATTTAATTCGTCCGCTTTTATAGATACAATAGATCCAGTAAGGTCTTTTCGTCTTGCAGAACCATAACCTATAACAACTACTTCATCAAGAGCAGATACATCTTCAGATAAACTTACATTTATGGTTGATTTTCCGTTTACCGCGATTTCTTTTTTTGTATACCCAATGTAAGTAAAGACCAAAATATCATCGCTGTCGCCATTAATGGTATAAAGACCGTCAAAATCAGTAACTGTACCGTTAGTAGTACCTTTGATAACTACACTAACGCCTGGTAATGGGCCATCTTCTGCAGTTACCGTTCCTTGAATTTTACTCGATTGAGCATTTATGGTTCCCGTGCCCAATAGCAATAGAAATGCTATCAGTAAGGTTCCTGATTTCCGTTTAAGCATGATTTTCATTTTCATAAGTTGTGAATCTAATTAAGTTAGTTCAGCAAATATTTAATTATTCAGCTTATCGTGGGATAACAAATGTTTTTAAAAGAGTAACAAATGTGTTTATCTAAAATAAATGTTAAAATGTACGAACTCTTTAAAATCTAATAGGTTTTATTTTTAATTCATTAGTAATAACTATTAAATATTATCAGATGTGTTTATGATGCTTTTTCTTAAGCTAAGATTTATTTAAATGAAGAGTATGCATTTAAAAGTACACTGAGAAAGATGTTCTTGCAGTTTGTGAAATTGGAATTGTTTTATAGATAAAATGGATAGTTTTTGTTAATTACTTCATTACTAATAAAATATAGATTTCTGTATTCAGAATAATAAGCCTCCCCTTCAATAAAAGACTTTTTAAAAATTCATATGTACTTGGCTTTAATCATATGTGTTGTTCATAAAATCATATGTTATTAGGTATTCTTAAAAAATAGCTAACTTTTGTATAGCGCTTACAGTGCTTTATTTTATTCAAATTCAGACTTTATAAATTCTAGTTAAATGTTTAAAAAACTCTTTTTCCTTTTTCTTGTAGTCGTATGTTTTTCATCTTGTGAAAAGGTTGCTAAAGAACCTATAGTTACCAAAAAACCAAATATCATTTATATAATGGCCGATGATCATACAACACAGGCTTTTGGTATTTATGGTAGTAGATTGGCGAGTTTAAACCCTACTCCGGCATTAGATCAATTGGCAAATGAGGGGATGATTTTTGACAACTGCTTTGTTACCAATGCTATTTGTACACCTAGTAGAGCTACCATTATTACAGGGCAATATAGCCAAGCAAACGGTGTGTTGGATCTAGAAGGTCATATACCACCAGAAAGGCAATATCTGCCTCAAGAAATGAAGAAATTAGGGTATGAATCTGCTATTGTGGGTAAATGGCATTTAGAAAATGAACCTGCTTCATTTGATTATTATGCAGTTTTACCTGGTCAAGGTAAATATCATAATCCAGAGTTTATTGTACAAGGTGAAAACGAATGGCCAGAAAATAGAATACAAACAACGGGACACTCTAGTGATAATATTACTGATTTAACCATAGAATGGCTAAAGGACAAACGAAATAAAGACAAGCCATTTTTCTTAATGCATCATTATAAAGCGCCACATGATGACTTTGAGTATGCGCCCAGATATAAAGATTATTTAGAAGACGAGTATATACCAGAGCCAGTAAGTTTATATGTAAATGGTAATAACGGATCTATTGCAACAAGAGGAAATAATGATTCACTGTTAAATGTAATTGGCTCATCTGTGTCTAAACGAAATACAATAAGAGGTATGGGCATGCGTATCTGGAGTGATGAGTATACTAAGATTTCTAATCCAGATTTTGATGCTTCTATCAAAACTAAATTAGACTTAAGCGATAATGGGTATACACATGCAACCTATCAAGAATATCTAAAAAGATATTTGCGTTGCGTAAAAGGTGTTGACGATAACATTGCCCGATTAATTAAATTCTTAAAGGAAGAAGGACTTTATGATAATACCATTATAGTATACACCGGTGATCAAGGTTTTATGCTTGGAGAGCATGATTACATTGATAAAAGATGGATGTATGAAGAATCTATGCGTATGCCATTCTTTGTTCGTTACCCAGAAAAAATTAAAGCTGGATCAAGAACTGATGCTATTATCAATAACACCGATTTTGCACCTACTTTAATTGATATGGCTGGTGGTACAGCACCTGAACAAATGCAGGGACATAGTTTTAAAACTATTCTAGAAACGGGAGAGGAGCCAGAGGGCTGGCAACAATCTACCTACTATAGATATTGGATGCATATGGCGCATGCGCATGCTAACCCAGCGCATTTTGGTATTCGTACAAAACAATATAAACTAATCTTCTTCTATGGCAAATATTGGGTAGATACAAAAGACCCGAAGGCAACGTGGAATAAAAAAAGTTGGGGTAATAGGTTTGAGATGGATACACCTGTTGCGTGGGAGTTTTATGATTTAGGTAAGGATTCTCAAGAAATGAACAATGCATATAATAACCCTGTTTACAAAGATGTAATTGCAGATTTAAAAAATCAACTTTTACAAAAGCGAAAGAGTTTAAATGAAGAGGATGGCGATAAGTATCCACATATTCAAAAGGTAATAGATGAGCACTGGAATGATTAAACGGTACTTCTTTTAAACTAATTATAATTCAATTTTGTATGAAAGTCATTTTTAGAACAGTAGTGTTTTTATGTATTATCGTATCAACTAATGGCTTTGCCCAATTAAAAAAGCAGAACTATAGCGCAAAAGCTATCTCTGTTCAAAAATGGGAAGTTCTGGATATTAACTTTCAAGCTAAATCAAAAAATACATCTCCTTTTACGGCTGAATTTTCGGCCGTTTTCACTCATGAAAATGGTAAGCAGCAGAAGGTGCCTGGTTTTTTTAATGGAAAAAATGATTGGATTCTTAGGTTCTCAAGCGCTGCAGAAGGTAATTATACATATATAACTTCTTCAGAAATAAAGGCATTAAACAATAAAAGGGGTAAGGTTACGGTAACGGCTGCCCAGATCAATAACCACGGTGGTATTGTCGTTAACGATGATGATCCCCAACATTTTTATTATGAAGATGGTACGCCATATTTTTTATTGGCATTTGAGTGCGATTGGTTGTATGCCTTAGATTACCATAATGAAAAAGGCTTGCCAAAAACCGAACATTTATTAAACCTTATTTCAGAAAATGGCTTTAACCAGATTGTAATGAACGTCTTTTCTTATGATGTAAGTTGGCAAAAGGATGAAAAGCTAAAACAATACCCTGAGCATGAATTTGGAGGACCAGATGATATTTTTCCTTTTTTAGGTAACAATGAGAATCCAGATTACTCTGCTTTGAACCCTATTTTCTTTCAAAGATTAGATCGTACTATAAGTATGATGCATGACAAACGTATTGCCTCTCACCTAATGATTTATGTTTGGAATAAATTGGTCGCTTGGCCAGATATGAATAGTGATGCCGATAATATGTATTTCGATTATGTGGTAAAACGTTATCAGGCTTTCCCGAATATGGTTTGGGACATTTCTAAAGAGGCGCTTTATTATGGTAGGGCAGATGAAGATTATATTCATGGTAGAATTGAAAGAATACGCGAAAACGACCAGTTTAATAGGTTGGTTTCTGTTCACGATTTTAAATACTGCTCAAATTTTCCAGAAAAAGTAGATTTTATTTCCACTCAAAATTGGTCGCATAATATCTATGATAAAATGCTTGATGCCAAGACTAAGTTTAAAGACAAACCTATTTTTAATATTGAACATGGTGGTTATGAGGAGTCCCCATATACTGTCTTTACTGGAGATTATATAAATGCCGAAACTTGCTTACGAAGAAATTATATGTGTTTGTTTGCAGGTGTTTACACTACTTATTATTGGCAAGGCGCTTCATGGAATGTTATCATTTATAACCCTTTTGAACAGCCAGAAGATTTCATAAAACCAAAGTTTGAATATTTTGAACATATGCAAAAGTTGTTTAAAGAATTCGACTTTGCCAAGTTAAAACCAACTCCTTGGCAAAATGGCAGCGCATACAATCTAACCGATAACAATGAAACTGTTCTGTTGTATATGCACAAAGAAAATTACGGTATTGATGCGGCTTTTCTTAAAAAAGAAAGCTCAAAAAGGTCATTACAATGGTTCAATACATTAACGGGAGAATTTAGCCAAACTATAGGATTGCCAAATTCTGGAAAATTAATTTCACCATGGCAAGGAAAAGCCGATGCAGTATTGATTTCCAGGCTTAAATAGGAATAAAAAGGAACATATTAATCATTTGGTCTATTATAAAAGACATACGTTTTAATCGTTTCAATGAGATAATTAGAATTTAGCGATATCAAAACCAATGAAACTAATAAGACATTTTACATGAATTTTAAAAGATATAAGTTATTCGCCTTTTTGATTTGCACCACCGTACTTTTTTCTTGTGGCGATCAAAAAGAAAAGAAAGAAGTTGTTGAGCAAACGAAACCTGTTTATGAAGCAAATTGGGAATCTATAAAAGCTAATTACAAAGATCCTGCATGGTTTAATAAACAAAAATTCGGAATTTTTATTCATTGGGGTGCTTATAGTGTACCTGCTTATAGTTCTGAGTGGTATCCTAGAAAAATGTATATGGATTCGGCAACCTTCTCTGCACAATTAGAACTAGGACAAAAAGGACCTTCAGATGTATTTTTACATCACAAAGAAAAATGGGGCGATCAGAAAGAGTTCGGTTATAAAGATTTTATTCCAATGTTTAAAGGAGAAAACTTCGATGCAAACGAATGGATCGATATTTTCGAGAAAGCTGGGGCTAAGTATGTAATACCTGTAGCAGAACATCATGATGGTTTTGCAATGTACAAGTCTAATGTAACACGATGGAATTCTGTAGACATGGGTCCTAAGAAAGATATTTTAGGAGAATTGTTCAAAGCAGGTAGAGAAAAAGGTATGATTATGGGGGCTTCTTCACATTTCGCCTTCAACTGGTCATTCTATAATAAGAAAGATAAATTCGATACTACAGATCCTAAAAATTCAGACCTGTATTCTACAAAAGGTAAAGACTTAAATGAACCGGTATCTGATGAGTTCAAAGAATTATGGTGGGCGAGAACAAAAGATATTATCGATAACTATCAACCAGATATTTTATGGTTCGATTTTTACCTAGATATACCAGATTTTGCCGATCAAAGACCTAAGCTAGCGGCTTATTATTATAATAAGGGTATTGAATGGGATAAAGAAGTGGTCTTACAAGATAAAAATTTCTCTCATGAAGCATTTCCAGAAGGTACGGTAGTATACGATTTAGAAAGAGGTAAGCTGCCAGGTATTCGAAAATTGCCATGGCAAACAGATACATCAATAGGTAAAAACTCTTGGAGTCATGTTACAAATTGGGAGTCTAAAACAGCCAATGAAATTGTAGATGATTTAGTAGATATTGTAAGTAAAAATGGAAACCTATTATTAAATGTGGGTCCCAAATCTGACGGTACTATTCCAGAAGATCAGCAGGCTATATTATTTGAAATAGGAGATTGGCTAAAGATTAATGGCGATGCCATTTATGATACCACATATTGGAAAACTTTTGGGGAAGGCCCAACTGAGGTAAAAAAAGGACATCATTCTGAAGGGGATAATGAAGGTTTGTCTTCAAAAGATATCAGGTTTACCATAAAAGATAATAAGTTGTTTGCCATTGTTCTAGATTGGCCAGAAGACGGTATGGTAAATATTGAGTCTTTAGCTAAAGATTCTGAATATGTAAAAGATTTAGAAATTGCCAATGCAAAAGTATTGGGTAGTACAGATAAAATTAAATGGAGTCAAGAGACTGACGGTTTAAAGGTTACTATGCCTAAAGAAAAACCAGGTGACTTTGCATATGTTATTCAGTTCGATTTACGATAGTTTGTTAGTTTAATTTAATTGTTCGCCAAGACTTTTGTTGTTAGAGGTCTTGGCTTTTTTTATGCAAACTTTTAATATTAAGATATAAGTAAATACCTATTTTCATCTTCATTTTGTTTCGGTTAAGTAAAATGATATAGTTAGTGAAATGCCCTAATACCCCTATTGTTCAAGTAGTGAAAGTAGGCAATATTATTAATCGAAAGTTGCTTATAGCAATAATTGCACTGTTCTGCAAAATACGCTGATTTTTAGCCCCTAAAATCATCCGTTCTAGTTTCAAAATCATACGTTATTAACTAAAGGGGGCTATTGAATTATTTTTGAGTGCATTGCTGTTCTAGTAATAATTCTATAAAATAATTGAATGAAAAATTTTACTACAGGTTGCCTTTTTGCAATAACTGCATTTTTATCGGCTCAAGAAAAGCCAAATGTTATTGTTGTTTTGGCCGATGATATAGGTGTAGGCGATGTCTCGTATTATAGAAGAATGCATTCCAATGAAATTATAGTTGAAACCCCTGGCTTAGATCAATTGGCTAAAGAAGGTATGGTTTTTACAGATGCACACTCACCTGCCGCACTTTGCGCACCTTCGCGTTACGCTATAATGACGGGTAATAATTGTTACCGAAGCTATGCGCCTTGGGGTGTTTGGGGCGCATACCAACCTTCTCCTATTGAACCTGATCAATTGACCTTAGGTAAGTTGATGAAAAACGCTGGTTACCAAACTGCTTTTTTAGGCAAATGGGGATTTGGAATGGACTTCTATAAAAAAGGAGATTCAACACAAATACATGAAGGGCCTCGTAAACGTGTGGAGCTTGATGTAGATGTACGACAAATAGCGGGTAAAGGTCCACTGCAAAACGGATTTGATTATAGTTTGACCTTCCCTGCCGGAATTCAGAACGTGCCCTACGCAGTTTATGAAAATGAAAAGTGGATGCCTTTAAGTGAGGATTCTGAAATAGGTTACATTTCTCAAGAGAAAATGACCAAACTCGATGTCAAGCTTGATAAAGACGAAGGTTTAGGTGACACTGCTTGGGATCCTCATAACATGGGGCCACTGCTAGTAAATAAGGCAATAGATTATATAGAGAATACTAATGAAGATCAACCCTTCTTTATGTATTACTGCTCTCTAGCGGTGCATTTGCCACATACACCTACTAAAGAACTTAATAATATTAAAATAGCGGAAACGACACCATCGCACCATTTAGATTTGGTTAAAGAACTAGATATACAAATGGCGATGCTAATAAAGTCGCTTAAAAAGAAAGGTATTTACGAGAATACATTAATCATTTTTACTTCTGATAATGGTGGTCTCCAAAGGAAGGAAACCATGGCCTCTGGGCACCAATCTAATGATATTTATCGTGGTGGTAAAAATCAACCTTATGAAGGTGGTCAACGAGTGCCATTTATTGCTTCTTGGGCAGGTAAAATTAAACCAGGCTCTATTTCTAATACACCTGTTTTAGGTCTTGATGTTTTAGGAACTCTTGCTGCAATTACGAACCAAGAAGTTGAAGAAAACCAAGCGAACGATTCGGCTAATTTATTACCTACGTTATTAGGGCAAACGTCAAGTGAGGTACATCCATATCTAATTAATCAATCAGGTACTAGTCGAGAAGCTATGATTGTTAAAGATGGTTATAAATTGATAATTGCTTTCGATAAAAAAGATAAAACCGACAATACAAGGAAGCCCTTAGCATTATTTAATTTGAAAGATAATGCTGAAGAAAATGAAAAATTCAATTTAGTAGACAAACCTAATTATAAGGAAAAGGTTGCAGAGCTTTTTAATGCTTACAATACATTTCGATCTAGTGGTAACCATACAAAAATTTAAGTGTTAGATACTATTAAACTTGGTGATCTATCTAATTCAATAAGCAGTTTTGATAACGTACCAACCATAATTCAATTTTTAAATATGAAAAAAGTAAAATTAACATTAGTCTTGGCTTTGATGTTCACCATTGGTTATGGTCAACAAAGCAATAAAATAGAAGATAACAAGAGTCAGATGTTCGAAGAGAGCTGGCAATCTTTAGAAAAAGTGAATGCTAGTCCTAATTGGTTTCAAGATGCCAAATTTGGCATTTATGCCCATTGGGGTCCCGTTTCTTCAGCATTTGAAGGCTCAGATCCTGATACATTCTACGCAGGTTGGCATGGCATGAAAATGTATGAAGATGGTAAAAAAGTACCTACTAAAAGTGGTAAACCTACTTCTAACTTTGTACATCATTCAAAAAAATATGGAAATCCTAAAAAGTATGGCTACAAATATATTATAGAGCAATTTGATCCATCGGCTTTTGATGCAAAACAATGGGCAGAGCTGTTTGTAAAATCGGGAGCTAAATTTGCAGGGCCTGTTGCCATGCATCATGATAATTTTGCAATGTGGGATAGTAAGAGTACTAGATGGAATTCTAAAAACTATGGTGGTATTGACCCATCGGCAGAACTAAAGAAAGAAATAGAAGCAACAGGTTTAAAATTCATGGCATCTTTTCATCATGCTTTTACGTGGCAATATTATGCTCCCGCACATAAACATGGTGGCGTGGCTCCAGAAGATTATGATTTATATACCAATCCGCATGAGTTGAATTCAGAAACTCCCGATGATCAATTCTATGCAGATTGGTGGGCAAAACTTAAAGAATATATTGATGTGTATCAGCCAGATTTAATTTGGTTCGATTGGTGGTTAGAAAATATGAATGAAGAAACAAGGTTAAAATTCTTGGCGTATTACTACAATAAAGGGCTAGAATGGAACAAAGAGGTGGTGGTTTCTTATAAAGAATCAACGTTTCCGGAAACAGTGGCAATTAAAGATTATGAACGTGGTAGACCTAACCAGCCAAAATCGCCAACATGGTTAACTGATACTTCACCTGGTGCTTGGTTTTATAGACCTAATGCAAAGTTTAAAACACCAAATGAACTTGTTGATATTTTGGTGGATATTGTTTCTAAAAATGGATTGATGCTTTTGAACGTTCCTCCAAATCCAGATGGGTCTATTCCTCAAGAGATGCAAGATTTATTAATAAATATGGGTGAGTGGTTAGCGATTAACGGTGATGCTATTTACGCAACCCGACCATGGACTATTTTTGGAGAAGGACCAACGCGTTTACCAGAGGGTGGGCATAAAGTTGAAAAATTTAAAATAGAATATAAGAGCACAGATATTAGATTCACCAAAAAATCTGATAAAGAGTTTTACATTATTGTGTTAGATACACCCACAAATGAGATTATAGTAAAGTCATTATCTACCGAAATAGGAGTATTAAATTCCAAAATAAAGAATATTACTCTTTTAGGAAGTAACGAAAAAATCAATTGGGTAAAAGACGATAGAGGTTTGGTTATAAAAACTCCTTCTAAATTACCTTCTAATTATGCACATGCTTTTAAAGTTGTGTTAGAAGGGTATAAAGAAAATAATATTGGGGGTAATATTGATGCTCATGTAGATTAAACTCAAGATTTGTAATCCATTAAAAAAACACAAACACTATAATTTTATTAGTATTTGTGTTTTTTTAATTGTTACTCTAATTCAAATTTAAAAACTGTGGCTAAATCGTTCATTTTAGCATTGGGCATGGTTAAATAAAAACTCTCTGAAGTAAGTTCCCAATCCACAGAAATATCAGAACCTAATAAGCGTACGTTTTTTATTGGGGTAGGAGGTATGTTTCTATGATACCCGCCAATAGCGCGCATTTCTATTTTCTTTCCTGCTTCTGGTTTGCCTAGAAAGAATACGTACATCGCCTTTTTATCTTTCGCAATGGTAAAACGTACGTCATCTGCGGTGTATTTTATTTTGGATGATTGGCCACCGTGAGAGCCATCTACCGCTTTCGCAGGGCCATAGCCAAAAATGGTATGTGTTCTGGTACCATAAACAGCTTCACCATGTATTTTTAGCCAAGCGCCAATTTCTTTTAGAATGTATCTTTGTTCTTGATTGATGACCCCATCCGCTCTTGGAGAAACGTTTAGTAATACAATTCCATTTTTACTCCAAACATCGATCATATTTCTAAT
This genomic interval carries:
- a CDS encoding sulfatase family protein, with protein sequence MFKKLFFLFLVVVCFSSCEKVAKEPIVTKKPNIIYIMADDHTTQAFGIYGSRLASLNPTPALDQLANEGMIFDNCFVTNAICTPSRATIITGQYSQANGVLDLEGHIPPERQYLPQEMKKLGYESAIVGKWHLENEPASFDYYAVLPGQGKYHNPEFIVQGENEWPENRIQTTGHSSDNITDLTIEWLKDKRNKDKPFFLMHHYKAPHDDFEYAPRYKDYLEDEYIPEPVSLYVNGNNGSIATRGNNDSLLNVIGSSVSKRNTIRGMGMRIWSDEYTKISNPDFDASIKTKLDLSDNGYTHATYQEYLKRYLRCVKGVDDNIARLIKFLKEEGLYDNTIIVYTGDQGFMLGEHDYIDKRWMYEESMRMPFFVRYPEKIKAGSRTDAIINNTDFAPTLIDMAGGTAPEQMQGHSFKTILETGEEPEGWQQSTYYRYWMHMAHAHANPAHFGIRTKQYKLIFFYGKYWVDTKDPKATWNKKSWGNRFEMDTPVAWEFYDLGKDSQEMNNAYNNPVYKDVIADLKNQLLQKRKSLNEEDGDKYPHIQKVIDEHWND
- a CDS encoding DUF5060 domain-containing protein, encoding MKVIFRTVVFLCIIVSTNGFAQLKKQNYSAKAISVQKWEVLDINFQAKSKNTSPFTAEFSAVFTHENGKQQKVPGFFNGKNDWILRFSSAAEGNYTYITSSEIKALNNKRGKVTVTAAQINNHGGIVVNDDDPQHFYYEDGTPYFLLAFECDWLYALDYHNEKGLPKTEHLLNLISENGFNQIVMNVFSYDVSWQKDEKLKQYPEHEFGGPDDIFPFLGNNENPDYSALNPIFFQRLDRTISMMHDKRIASHLMIYVWNKLVAWPDMNSDADNMYFDYVVKRYQAFPNMVWDISKEALYYGRADEDYIHGRIERIRENDQFNRLVSVHDFKYCSNFPEKVDFISTQNWSHNIYDKMLDAKTKFKDKPIFNIEHGGYEESPYTVFTGDYINAETCLRRNYMCLFAGVYTTYYWQGASWNVIIYNPFEQPEDFIKPKFEYFEHMQKLFKEFDFAKLKPTPWQNGSAYNLTDNNETVLLYMHKENYGIDAAFLKKESSKRSLQWFNTLTGEFSQTIGLPNSGKLISPWQGKADAVLISRLK
- a CDS encoding alpha-L-fucosidase — encoded protein: MNFKRYKLFAFLICTTVLFSCGDQKEKKEVVEQTKPVYEANWESIKANYKDPAWFNKQKFGIFIHWGAYSVPAYSSEWYPRKMYMDSATFSAQLELGQKGPSDVFLHHKEKWGDQKEFGYKDFIPMFKGENFDANEWIDIFEKAGAKYVIPVAEHHDGFAMYKSNVTRWNSVDMGPKKDILGELFKAGREKGMIMGASSHFAFNWSFYNKKDKFDTTDPKNSDLYSTKGKDLNEPVSDEFKELWWARTKDIIDNYQPDILWFDFYLDIPDFADQRPKLAAYYYNKGIEWDKEVVLQDKNFSHEAFPEGTVVYDLERGKLPGIRKLPWQTDTSIGKNSWSHVTNWESKTANEIVDDLVDIVSKNGNLLLNVGPKSDGTIPEDQQAILFEIGDWLKINGDAIYDTTYWKTFGEGPTEVKKGHHSEGDNEGLSSKDIRFTIKDNKLFAIVLDWPEDGMVNIESLAKDSEYVKDLEIANAKVLGSTDKIKWSQETDGLKVTMPKEKPGDFAYVIQFDLR
- a CDS encoding sulfatase family protein, which gives rise to MKNFTTGCLFAITAFLSAQEKPNVIVVLADDIGVGDVSYYRRMHSNEIIVETPGLDQLAKEGMVFTDAHSPAALCAPSRYAIMTGNNCYRSYAPWGVWGAYQPSPIEPDQLTLGKLMKNAGYQTAFLGKWGFGMDFYKKGDSTQIHEGPRKRVELDVDVRQIAGKGPLQNGFDYSLTFPAGIQNVPYAVYENEKWMPLSEDSEIGYISQEKMTKLDVKLDKDEGLGDTAWDPHNMGPLLVNKAIDYIENTNEDQPFFMYYCSLAVHLPHTPTKELNNIKIAETTPSHHLDLVKELDIQMAMLIKSLKKKGIYENTLIIFTSDNGGLQRKETMASGHQSNDIYRGGKNQPYEGGQRVPFIASWAGKIKPGSISNTPVLGLDVLGTLAAITNQEVEENQANDSANLLPTLLGQTSSEVHPYLINQSGTSREAMIVKDGYKLIIAFDKKDKTDNTRKPLALFNLKDNAEENEKFNLVDKPNYKEKVAELFNAYNTFRSSGNHTKI
- a CDS encoding alpha-L-fucosidase, which encodes MKKVKLTLVLALMFTIGYGQQSNKIEDNKSQMFEESWQSLEKVNASPNWFQDAKFGIYAHWGPVSSAFEGSDPDTFYAGWHGMKMYEDGKKVPTKSGKPTSNFVHHSKKYGNPKKYGYKYIIEQFDPSAFDAKQWAELFVKSGAKFAGPVAMHHDNFAMWDSKSTRWNSKNYGGIDPSAELKKEIEATGLKFMASFHHAFTWQYYAPAHKHGGVAPEDYDLYTNPHELNSETPDDQFYADWWAKLKEYIDVYQPDLIWFDWWLENMNEETRLKFLAYYYNKGLEWNKEVVVSYKESTFPETVAIKDYERGRPNQPKSPTWLTDTSPGAWFYRPNAKFKTPNELVDILVDIVSKNGLMLLNVPPNPDGSIPQEMQDLLINMGEWLAINGDAIYATRPWTIFGEGPTRLPEGGHKVEKFKIEYKSTDIRFTKKSDKEFYIIVLDTPTNEIIVKSLSTEIGVLNSKIKNITLLGSNEKINWVKDDRGLVIKTPSKLPSNYAHAFKVVLEGYKENNIGGNIDAHVD